The sequence CCGCGACGCCCTGCGCGCAGTGCCGGCTCTGGGCGAGCGCGCCAAAGCATCGGAGAAGATCGAGATCCACTGGGACAGCGTGCCGCTGGCCGTGCTCGGCGACAACAGCGGAGTCAGCGGACTGCGCCTGCGCAACGTCAAGACCGACGAGCAGTCCGAGCTGGAGCTGCCCGGCGTGTTCATGTTCATCGGTTTGCTGCCTAACATCGCCTGCGCCCAGCCGCTGGGGCTCAAGCTGGACGAGGGGCGCTTCATTCTTACCGACCAGCAGCTCGCCACGTCGATCCCCGGCGTATTCGCTGCGGGCGACATTCGTTCCAAGACCCAACGTCAGCTGGTGACCGCAGTGGGCGACGGTGCCCAGGCGGTGTTTAGCGTCGAGAGGTATCTCGAACCGTGAGCATCGAGGTCGACCTTTCCGGACAGGTCGCGCTGGTCAGCGGCGCTGGACGCGGCATCGGCGCTGCCATCGCCCTGAGCCTGGCGCGCTGCGGCGCCGACGTGGCGCTGGGCGCGCGTAGCGCGGCGCAGCTCGAGGCCGTGGCCACGCAGATCGAGGCGCTCGGACAGCGGGCGCTGGTAGTGCAGGCCGACCTGCGCGAGCCCGAGGCCGCCGAATCCATGGTGCAGCGCACCCAGGCGGGTCTGGGCGGTCCGCAGATCCTGGTGCACGCCGCGGGCGTCGAACGCCACAAGGCCACGCTCGAGACCTCGGACGAGGACTACGCCGCGGTGCTCGACACCAACCTGGGGTCGTGCTTCCGGCTTTGCCGCGCCGCGGGTCGGACGATGATCGAGGACAGCGGCGGCAGCATCCTGCTGATCGCCTCGGTGGGCGCGTTCGTGGCCATGCCGCGCAACGCCCCGTACCACGCGAGCAAGGCCGGGATGGTGATGCTCGCTAAGTCCCTGGCCGTGGAGTGGGCGCGCCACGGAATCAGGGTCAACGCCCTGTGCCCAGGCTACGTGCAGACCGCGATGCTCGACTCGCTGCTGGGCGACGAGCAGCGCAAGGAGCGCTTTCGCAAGATGATTCCCCTGCGACGCTTTGCCGATCCCGATGAGATCGGCCGACTGGCGGCCGTGCTCGTCTCTCCGCTGAGCTCGTACATAACCGGCACCGCGATCGTGGCCGACGGTGGAATCAGCGCAAGCTAGCCCGGCTTTGAGCCGGCACAAATCTCGCGTATTACGCTGGTCGTTGACCAACGATCCACTCCGCGACGCGGAAAATATCGTGGAGCAACGTGCTTAGTCCGCTCGCGTGTTTTACCGCACTTCAATGGTGCTGGTTCGCCCAGATGCCGATTTCCCTATCGCGGGCCTGCTGCTCGACCTCGAGATAGTGCTGCTTGAGCTGCTGGTCGTAGTCAAAGTGACGGATGACCTCGGCCAGTCCCTGCTCGATCATCAGTTCGGAAAAGTCACTGCCGTCGGGCAGCTCCACATGGGCCAGCAGTCGGCCGTATTTATCGCGGTGGCTGCGCTGCTCGTTGGCCCGATCCAGACGCAGCAGCACGCGCCTGCTTGAAAGCAGAGTGCGGGCCTGCTGCTTGGCCTTCTGGGCATAGGGCTGGTCCGGACTCCCGGCGCGGGCCAATTCCGGAGTGTCGATTCCGATTACGCGTACGCGCTCGATCCGTCCGTGTTCGTCAATGCGAGCGTTGAATGTATCGCCGTCTATCACGGTTACGACCTTAGCGCTAAGCTCGTTTTTCCCTGCTGCGGCGTTGTCCTGTGCAGCGCGATGCAGGCCGACGCTGACCAGCACGGCGGCAATTATCAGCAGCGGTAGAATCCAGCGGATTTGTTTTCTCATCGAAATACTCCCACGGTCGATCAACTAAAAAAGTATATCGCGGATCAGGTGCGAGACTTAGTTGTCTGGACAGGCATGCTTTGTCTAGCCTTCATCAAGAATGCGGACGAAGACACTGTTGGTGAAGAATTCGGGATAGCCTGCGGCACGACTTTGCAGTAAGATTTGACCTCAGGTTGCGCGCGAAAACCGTGCGGAGTAACCTTTGAGTCCCGCAGCCACTCAGGCGTTGAGCAACAATGTCTATCAGAGCCACCAAGCAGATTGAAAACAGCCCGTTACCCGGGGGACCGGCGTTCATTCAGGGTAACGAGGCCATCGCAGATGCCGCGGTAATCGCCGGTTGCCGCTTTTTCGCCGGCTACCCGATCACTCCATCGAGCGAGATCATGCGCCGCATGATCGAGCGCTTCCACACTCTGGACGGCCGCTTCGTGCAGATGGAGGACGAGTTGGGCTCGATCGCCGCGGTGATCGGCGCGGCCTGGACCGGCGCCAAGGCGATGACCGCCACCTCGGGCCCCGGCCTGAGCCTGATGATCGAGAACCTGGGTTACGCCACGATGACCGAAACCCCGCTGCTGCTGGTCAACGTCCAGCGCGTGGGGCCGTCCACAGGCCAGGCCACACGTCCGGCGCAGGGTGATGTGATGCAGGCGCGCTGGGGTGGGCACGGCGGTTTCCCCTGCATCGCGCTGGCTCCCTCATCGGTGCAGGAACTGATCGACTTCACCATCCGCGCCTTCAACCTGGCCGAGGCGTTTCGCACGCCGGTGCTGCTGATGGCCGACGAGATCGTCGGGCATCTGCGCGAGAACTGCGTGTTCCCCGAACAGGTCGAGATCTGGCAGCGCTATTACGCGCCGGGCGAGCCGCCGTTCGACACCGACCACCCGAGCCTGGTGCCATCGATGCCCAAGTTCGGCGATGGCGAGGATCTGCTGATTA comes from Candidatus Alcyoniella australis and encodes:
- a CDS encoding SDR family oxidoreductase — encoded protein: MSIEVDLSGQVALVSGAGRGIGAAIALSLARCGADVALGARSAAQLEAVATQIEALGQRALVVQADLREPEAAESMVQRTQAGLGGPQILVHAAGVERHKATLETSDEDYAAVLDTNLGSCFRLCRAAGRTMIEDSGGSILLIASVGAFVAMPRNAPYHASKAGMVMLAKSLAVEWARHGIRVNALCPGYVQTAMLDSLLGDEQRKERFRKMIPLRRFADPDEIGRLAAVLVSPLSSYITGTAIVADGGISAS
- a CDS encoding thermonuclease family protein yields the protein MRKQIRWILPLLIIAAVLVSVGLHRAAQDNAAAGKNELSAKVVTVIDGDTFNARIDEHGRIERVRVIGIDTPELARAGSPDQPYAQKAKQQARTLLSSRRVLLRLDRANEQRSHRDKYGRLLAHVELPDGSDFSELMIEQGLAEVIRHFDYDQQLKQHYLEVEQQARDREIGIWANQHH
- a CDS encoding 2-oxoacid:acceptor oxidoreductase subunit alpha, whose protein sequence is MSIRATKQIENSPLPGGPAFIQGNEAIADAAVIAGCRFFAGYPITPSSEIMRRMIERFHTLDGRFVQMEDELGSIAAVIGAAWTGAKAMTATSGPGLSLMIENLGYATMTETPLLLVNVQRVGPSTGQATRPAQGDVMQARWGGHGGFPCIALAPSSVQELIDFTIRAFNLAEAFRTPVLLMADEIVGHLRENCVFPEQVEIWQRYYAPGEPPFDTDHPSLVPSMPKFGDGEDLLITGSTHDARGLRMASSAEVQARVSWRLHEKFERGRDEIVRTQHFGEAQPKLLLVSYGGSARAARQALTRLLDQGRDAGLLKLDTLWPFPEQQLQAAAAKADQVLVVEANCGQIVLEVERLLRNGPRVTAHLRHDGEAITPSEVLAAAEAL